One genomic region from Bradyrhizobium icense encodes:
- a CDS encoding TMEM175 family protein — protein MPQIGLFEMRRLEMLSNTIFGVAMTLLAYDLPKASSFTHAPDWHDVLRVYAQPVIALTISFVVAGLFWFSHHRRLAVAPEGGRGVVFLNLFFLLSIIILPVTNGLYGSYWLDGVVAVIYGIHLTMIASLNALLWVLALRGRSDPQLLVTALFPVCVFVIGIGAAVVAPSVAHFIWCLAFFAPLAGWVAGRHAG, from the coding sequence ATGCCGCAGATCGGCCTGTTCGAAATGCGCCGGCTCGAGATGCTGAGCAACACGATCTTCGGCGTTGCAATGACGCTGCTTGCCTATGATTTGCCTAAGGCTTCCAGCTTCACACACGCGCCTGATTGGCACGACGTGCTTCGCGTCTATGCCCAACCCGTCATTGCGCTGACGATCAGCTTCGTGGTCGCAGGGCTGTTCTGGTTCAGCCATCACCGGCGGCTGGCGGTGGCGCCGGAAGGCGGGCGCGGCGTGGTGTTCCTCAACCTGTTCTTTCTGCTCTCGATCATCATCCTGCCGGTGACCAACGGCCTCTACGGCAGCTACTGGCTCGATGGCGTGGTCGCGGTGATCTATGGAATCCATCTGACCATGATCGCCTCGCTGAACGCGCTGTTGTGGGTCCTTGCGCTGCGCGGCCGCAGCGATCCACAATTGCTGGTGACGGCGCTGTTTCCGGTTTGCGTGTTCGTGATTGGCATCGGTGCAGCCGTCGTCGCACCAAGTGTTGCGCATTTCATCTGGTGCCTGGCGTTTTTTGCGCCGCTGGCAGGCTGGGTCGCCGGACGCCACGCCGGCTAG
- a CDS encoding lysophospholipid acyltransferase family protein translates to MHYLRSIIFDTAVVILTLVVSLTVPFMWLFNASSSTVRAVSQVWVNGIMFLMKHVVGLDYRAVGRENVPDGPCIIACNHQSLWETAALCAIFPDASIVAKKELRRVPFVGWFLERYPMILVDRSAGRHALRQMVDEARRAAGEGRQVLLFPQGTRQAIDEPMRFQSAGISALYTNLDVPVVPAACNSGLFWGKKTLIMHSGTVTLSFLPPIAPGLPRKEFQEKMERMIAEEANRLLKVSEAKVR, encoded by the coding sequence TTGCACTATTTGAGATCGATCATATTCGATACCGCGGTGGTGATCCTGACGCTCGTCGTTTCGCTGACGGTGCCGTTCATGTGGCTGTTCAATGCGAGCAGTTCGACGGTCCGTGCGGTCTCGCAGGTCTGGGTCAACGGCATCATGTTTCTGATGAAGCATGTTGTCGGGCTCGATTACCGGGCAGTTGGCCGCGAAAACGTGCCTGACGGTCCCTGCATCATCGCCTGCAACCATCAGTCGCTGTGGGAAACCGCAGCGCTCTGCGCGATTTTCCCGGATGCGAGCATCGTCGCCAAGAAAGAGCTGCGCAGGGTGCCGTTCGTCGGCTGGTTCCTGGAGCGCTATCCGATGATTTTGGTCGATCGCTCGGCGGGCCGCCATGCGCTGCGCCAGATGGTCGATGAAGCCAGGCGCGCGGCCGGCGAGGGCCGTCAGGTCTTGCTGTTTCCGCAAGGCACCCGCCAGGCGATCGATGAGCCGATGAGATTCCAGTCCGCCGGCATCTCAGCGCTCTACACCAACCTCGATGTCCCGGTCGTACCGGCGGCGTGCAATTCCGGACTGTTCTGGGGCAAGAAGACCCTGATCATGCACTCCGGCACCGTCACGCTGTCGTTCCTGCCGCCGATCGCGCCGGGCCTGCCGCGCAAGGAGTTTCAGGAAAAGATGGAGCGGATGATTGCGGAGGAGGCCAACCGGCTGCTCAAAGTGAGCGAGGCGAAGGTACGCTAG
- a CDS encoding DUF3126 family protein produces the protein MDVQEVRKLDAYLKRVFSNPKIRVVPRPKKDDSAEVYIGEEFIGVLFVDDEDDDRSFQFQMAILEEDLADVG, from the coding sequence GTGGACGTTCAGGAAGTCAGGAAGCTCGACGCCTATCTCAAGCGCGTATTCAGCAATCCCAAGATCCGCGTCGTGCCGCGGCCGAAAAAGGATGACTCCGCCGAAGTCTATATCGGCGAGGAATTCATCGGCGTGCTGTTCGTCGATGACGAGGACGACGATCGTTCGTTCCAGTTTCAGATGGCGATCCTCGAGGAAGACCTGGCCGACGTCGGGTAA
- a CDS encoding gamma carbonic anhydrase family protein gives MAIYELDGQGPELPANGNYFIADTAVVIGKVRLLDSASVWFGAVLRGDNEWIEIGEGSNVQDNSTCHTDRGFPLTIGKNCTVGHNVILHGCTLEDDALVGMGSIVMNGAKIRRGSIVGAGSVITEGKEYPEYSLIIGSPARVIRTLSPEQVTAMGSAAKFYALNGPRFKNGLKKIG, from the coding sequence ATGGCGATCTACGAACTCGACGGACAGGGGCCTGAACTCCCCGCAAACGGAAACTATTTTATCGCGGATACCGCTGTCGTGATCGGCAAGGTGCGCCTGCTGGATTCCGCCAGCGTGTGGTTCGGCGCAGTGCTGCGCGGCGACAATGAATGGATCGAAATCGGCGAAGGCTCCAACGTGCAGGACAATTCGACCTGCCACACCGACCGCGGCTTTCCACTGACGATCGGCAAGAACTGCACCGTCGGCCACAATGTCATCCTGCACGGCTGCACGCTCGAAGACGACGCGCTGGTCGGCATGGGCTCGATCGTCATGAACGGCGCGAAGATACGCCGCGGCAGCATCGTCGGCGCGGGATCGGTCATCACCGAAGGCAAGGAATATCCCGAATATTCCCTGATCATCGGCTCGCCGGCGCGCGTGATCCGCACTTTGTCACCCGAGCAGGTGACGGCGATGGGAAGTGCTGCAAAATTCTACGCGCTCAACGGGCCGCGATTCAAAAACGGACTGAAGAAGATCGGCTGA
- a CDS encoding ABC transporter substrate-binding protein, with amino-acid sequence MFHIMRWKRPTIATALSVLALSAALTSQAITSQAMAASKKTITAVMHSDLRVLDPGFTTAYITRDHGYMIYDTLLATDSNFKVQPQMADWKVSDDKLTYTFTLRDGLKWHDGAPVTAEDCVASLKRWGRNDNMGQKLMDFTASIEPIDAKSFALKLKEPYGLVLESIGKPSSYTPFMMPKRLAETPAGQQIKEHIGSGPFKFVQSEFQPGVKAAYEKNPDYVPRKEPPSWTAGGKVVKVDRVEWITMPDAQTAVNALQSGDIDFMENPSFDLLPVVKANKDIKIEILNKLGFQTLGRMNFLLPPFDNVKVRRAALLAMNQKDVLDALVGNPEYYKICGAYFVCGTPLATEEGAGNLTKGGSLAEAKKALAESGYDGTPIVIMAPGDVVTLKAQPIVAAQLLREAGFKVDLQATDWQTVVTRRASQKPTKEGGWNMFFTNWVGADVMNPIANASIGGRGTKGGWFGWAESAKVEELKDKFARATSPDEQKKIAAEIQKEAFEQVIYVPLGQYLAPSAWRKSLTGVLDGPATPVFWNIDKSE; translated from the coding sequence ATGTTCCACATCATGCGTTGGAAACGTCCCACGATAGCGACTGCTTTGTCGGTGCTTGCGCTGTCGGCGGCGCTGACGTCGCAAGCCATTACGTCGCAGGCCATGGCTGCCAGCAAGAAGACCATCACCGCGGTGATGCACTCCGATCTGCGCGTTCTCGATCCCGGCTTCACCACCGCCTACATCACCCGCGATCATGGCTACATGATCTATGACACGCTGCTGGCGACCGATTCCAATTTCAAGGTCCAGCCGCAAATGGCGGACTGGAAAGTCAGCGATGACAAGCTGACTTATACGTTCACCCTGCGCGATGGCTTGAAGTGGCACGATGGTGCGCCGGTGACGGCGGAAGACTGCGTCGCCTCTCTGAAGCGCTGGGGTCGCAACGACAATATGGGCCAGAAGCTGATGGACTTTACCGCCAGCATCGAGCCGATCGACGCCAAGAGCTTTGCGCTGAAACTGAAGGAGCCGTACGGCCTGGTGCTGGAATCGATCGGCAAGCCGTCGTCCTATACGCCGTTCATGATGCCCAAGCGCCTTGCGGAAACGCCGGCCGGTCAGCAGATCAAGGAACATATCGGATCCGGCCCGTTCAAATTCGTGCAGTCGGAATTTCAGCCGGGTGTGAAGGCCGCCTATGAAAAGAACCCGGACTACGTGCCGCGCAAGGAGCCGCCGAGCTGGACGGCCGGCGGCAAGGTGGTGAAGGTCGATCGCGTCGAATGGATCACCATGCCGGATGCGCAGACCGCGGTGAACGCATTGCAGTCCGGCGATATCGACTTCATGGAAAATCCGTCGTTCGATCTGTTGCCGGTGGTGAAAGCCAACAAGGACATCAAGATCGAGATTTTGAACAAGCTCGGCTTCCAGACACTCGGCCGGATGAACTTCCTCCTTCCGCCCTTCGATAACGTCAAGGTTCGCCGCGCCGCGCTGCTGGCGATGAACCAGAAGGACGTTCTGGACGCGCTGGTCGGAAACCCCGAATATTACAAGATCTGCGGTGCCTACTTCGTCTGCGGCACGCCGCTCGCGACCGAAGAGGGTGCCGGAAATCTGACCAAGGGCGGCAGCTTGGCGGAAGCCAAGAAGGCGCTCGCCGAGTCCGGTTACGACGGCACCCCGATCGTGATCATGGCGCCGGGCGACGTCGTCACGCTGAAGGCGCAGCCGATCGTGGCAGCGCAGTTGCTGCGCGAGGCCGGCTTCAAGGTCGACCTGCAGGCAACCGACTGGCAGACCGTCGTCACACGCCGCGCCAGCCAGAAGCCGACGAAGGAGGGCGGCTGGAACATGTTTTTCACCAACTGGGTCGGCGCCGACGTGATGAACCCGATCGCCAACGCGTCGATCGGCGGCCGCGGCACCAAGGGCGGCTGGTTCGGTTGGGCGGAAAGCGCCAAGGTCGAGGAGTTGAAGGACAAGTTCGCGCGCGCTACCTCGCCGGACGAGCAGAAGAAAATCGCCGCCGAAATTCAGAAGGAAGCCTTTGAGCAGGTGATCTACGTTCCGCTCGGCCAGTATCTCGCGCCGAGCGCATGGCGGAAGTCGCTTACCGGCGTGCTCGACGGCCCGGCGACCCCGGTGTTCTGGAACATCGATAAGAGCGAGTAG
- the cysE gene encoding serine O-acetyltransferase yields MAVHQVNPQGSKLAALDPIWDRVRGEAEDIVRREPELASFIYSTVLHHDRLEESVVHRLAERLDHSALSGDLIRQTYDEALRDEPDLGNAFRADLIAVYDRDPATSRFIDPLLYFKGFHALQTHRLAHWLYQKGRKDFAYYLQSRSSAVFQTDINPAAKIGRGIFLDHATGFVCGETAVIDDDVSILHGVTLGGTGKENEDRHPKIRRGVLIGAGAKILGNIEIGHCARVAAGSVVVKPVPHNVTVAGVPAKIVGEAGCAEPSRTMDQMLGAIGL; encoded by the coding sequence ATGGCAGTGCATCAGGTCAATCCGCAGGGTTCGAAACTGGCCGCGCTCGATCCGATCTGGGACCGGGTGCGAGGCGAGGCTGAGGATATCGTCCGGCGCGAGCCCGAACTCGCTTCCTTCATCTATTCGACCGTGCTGCATCACGATCGCCTGGAAGAGTCGGTGGTGCATCGTCTCGCCGAGCGGCTCGATCATTCGGCGCTATCGGGCGATTTGATCCGGCAGACCTATGACGAGGCGCTGCGCGACGAGCCCGATCTCGGCAATGCGTTCCGCGCCGACCTGATCGCCGTCTACGACCGCGATCCCGCAACCTCGCGCTTCATTGATCCGTTGCTCTACTTCAAGGGTTTTCACGCACTGCAGACCCATCGCCTGGCGCACTGGCTCTATCAAAAGGGCCGCAAGGACTTTGCCTACTACCTGCAGAGCCGTTCGTCGGCGGTGTTTCAGACCGATATCAACCCCGCTGCCAAAATCGGCCGCGGCATTTTCCTCGATCACGCGACCGGCTTCGTCTGCGGCGAGACCGCCGTGATCGACGATGACGTTTCGATCCTGCACGGCGTCACGCTGGGAGGCACCGGCAAGGAGAACGAGGATCGTCATCCGAAGATCAGGCGCGGCGTGTTGATCGGGGCAGGCGCCAAGATTCTCGGCAATATCGAGATCGGCCATTGCGCGCGCGTCGCCGCGGGCTCGGTCGTGGTCAAGCCGGTGCCGCATAACGTCACGGTGGCCGGCGTCCCCGCGAAGATCGTCGGCGAGGCCGGCTGTGCGGAGCCGTCGCGCACCATGGATCAGATGCTCGGCGCTATCGGGCTTTGA
- a CDS encoding FAD-dependent monooxygenase — translation MAAARTIIVAGAGIGGLTAALSLAAKGFRIIVLEKAERLEEAGAGLQVSPNASRVLVDLGLRPRLAPRAVTPEAISIVSARAGGEIARLPLGEAAGLRAGAPYWVMHRADLQGALQAAVNDHPDIDLRLGCQFEDATSHAKGLTVVQRRGNARQQELAVALVGADGIWSAVRNHLFPEVQPQFSGLIAWRGTLDATTLPREYTAARVQLWMGPDAHLVAYPISAARQINVVAIVPGTWNRPGWSAPGDANELKNAFASQRWPATARMLIGAVDEWRRWALFTLPDIGEWTDGAIALLGDAAHAMLPFAAQGAGMAIEDAAVLAKCLSEAPGDHTTGVPAALKRYGRQRRGRVLRVQRAARRQGRIYHLTGPLALARDVAIKAMGPERMLARQDWIYDWRV, via the coding sequence GTGGCCGCCGCGCGCACCATCATCGTAGCTGGTGCCGGGATCGGGGGATTGACGGCAGCACTTTCGCTCGCAGCCAAAGGCTTTCGCATCATCGTCCTGGAGAAGGCCGAACGGCTGGAGGAAGCCGGCGCCGGCCTGCAGGTTTCGCCCAACGCCAGCCGGGTCCTGGTCGACCTCGGCCTGCGGCCGCGGCTTGCCCCGCGCGCCGTGACGCCCGAGGCCATTAGTATCGTAAGCGCGCGCGCGGGCGGCGAGATCGCCCGCCTGCCGCTCGGCGAGGCTGCCGGCCTTCGCGCCGGCGCGCCCTATTGGGTGATGCACCGCGCCGATCTGCAAGGCGCCCTGCAGGCGGCGGTCAATGACCATCCGGACATCGACCTCAGACTTGGCTGCCAGTTCGAGGACGCGACCTCGCACGCCAAGGGGCTGACAGTGGTGCAGCGCCGCGGCAATGCACGCCAGCAGGAGTTGGCGGTCGCGCTGGTCGGCGCCGACGGCATCTGGTCCGCGGTACGGAACCATTTGTTCCCGGAGGTGCAACCGCAATTTTCCGGCCTGATCGCCTGGCGCGGAACCCTCGATGCAACCACGCTGCCGCGCGAATATACCGCTGCCCGCGTGCAGCTCTGGATGGGGCCGGACGCGCATCTGGTCGCCTACCCGATCTCAGCTGCGCGGCAGATCAACGTGGTCGCTATCGTGCCGGGAACCTGGAACAGGCCGGGCTGGAGCGCGCCCGGCGACGCCAACGAACTCAAGAACGCGTTCGCCTCGCAGCGCTGGCCGGCAACGGCGCGGATGCTGATCGGGGCCGTCGACGAATGGCGGCGCTGGGCGCTGTTCACGCTGCCCGATATCGGCGAATGGACCGACGGCGCGATCGCGCTGCTCGGCGACGCCGCGCATGCGATGCTGCCGTTTGCCGCGCAAGGCGCGGGAATGGCGATCGAGGACGCCGCCGTGCTCGCCAAATGTCTGAGCGAAGCCCCGGGCGACCATACCACCGGCGTCCCTGCGGCACTGAAGCGCTATGGCCGGCAGCGGCGCGGCCGCGTGCTGCGGGTGCAGCGCGCGGCCCGACGACAGGGACGCATTTATCATCTCACCGGACCGCTAGCGCTGGCGCGCGACGTCGCCATTAAAGCGATGGGCCCCGAGCGCATGCTGGCGCGGCAGGACTGGATTTATGATTGGCGGGTGTGA
- a CDS encoding zinc-finger domain-containing protein, with translation MSDHVVPHFHNDAGVSVIEIGSQEFMCVGAKPPFDHPHVFLDLGNDNEIICPYCSTLYRFAPDLAAGEARPPECVLRDKVA, from the coding sequence ATGTCCGACCATGTCGTCCCGCATTTCCATAACGACGCCGGAGTATCGGTAATCGAGATCGGCTCGCAGGAATTCATGTGCGTGGGCGCCAAGCCGCCGTTCGACCATCCGCACGTGTTTCTCGACCTTGGCAACGACAACGAGATCATCTGCCCCTATTGCTCGACGCTGTACCGCTTTGCCCCCGACCTCGCCGCAGGTGAGGCCCGCCCGCCGGAATGCGTCCTGAGGGACAAGGTCGCCTGA
- a CDS encoding alpha/beta fold hydrolase, whose translation MPSFHNGAVEIAYLDEGEGDPIVLVHGFASSKNVNWVYPTWVSDLRKDGRRVIALDNRGHGDSEKLYDSAAYELAMMASDVIALLDHLGIERADIMGYSLGSRMTAILAREQPQRLRSAILGGIGIGLIEGGGPGENVAIALEAPSLEDVTDPVGRTFRAFADQTRSDRRALAACLRGSRRLMTADEAAGIGVPVLIAVGTRDEIAGSAAALGKIIPGAEVLDIPNRDHMRAVGDKVYKVGVIDFLSRRQ comes from the coding sequence ATGCCGAGTTTTCACAACGGCGCTGTCGAAATTGCTTATCTCGACGAAGGCGAGGGCGATCCGATCGTCCTCGTGCACGGCTTTGCCTCCAGCAAGAACGTGAACTGGGTTTATCCGACGTGGGTTTCCGACTTACGGAAGGACGGCCGCCGCGTGATCGCGCTCGACAATCGCGGTCACGGCGATTCCGAAAAGCTCTACGATTCCGCCGCTTACGAACTTGCGATGATGGCAAGTGACGTCATCGCGCTGCTGGATCATCTGGGAATCGAACGCGCCGACATCATGGGCTATTCGCTGGGATCGCGAATGACGGCGATCCTGGCGCGCGAGCAGCCGCAGCGGCTGCGCTCAGCGATTCTAGGCGGCATCGGGATTGGACTGATCGAGGGCGGCGGCCCCGGCGAGAACGTGGCCATTGCGCTGGAAGCGCCGTCGCTGGAGGACGTCACCGATCCGGTCGGCCGCACGTTTCGTGCCTTCGCCGACCAGACCCGATCCGACCGCCGCGCGCTTGCCGCCTGCCTGCGCGGCTCGCGGCGGCTGATGACAGCGGACGAGGCCGCCGGGATCGGCGTGCCGGTGCTGATTGCGGTCGGCACCAGGGACGAAATCGCCGGCTCAGCCGCGGCGCTCGGGAAGATCATTCCGGGTGCCGAGGTGCTCGACATTCCGAACCGCGATCACATGCGCGCGGTCGGCGACAAGGTCTACAAGGTCGGGGTCATCGACTTCCTGTCGCGGCGGCAATGA
- a CDS encoding DUF6949 family protein — protein MSPDALNSLFALCIGFALAGALASGYQAMAARPAGFGLLGEGVAPKTFAAVPFLVFAAPFIIMRNTLRGAKIERRRFEFVMMATVLSGFWSMMSGTFFLMTLRAAGVLT, from the coding sequence ATGTCGCCCGATGCGTTGAATTCGCTGTTCGCCCTGTGCATCGGCTTTGCGCTCGCAGGCGCGCTCGCCAGCGGTTATCAGGCGATGGCGGCGCGGCCGGCGGGATTCGGGTTGCTTGGGGAAGGCGTGGCGCCGAAGACATTTGCGGCCGTGCCGTTTCTGGTCTTCGCCGCACCCTTCATCATCATGCGCAACACGCTGCGCGGCGCGAAGATCGAGCGCCGCCGCTTCGAATTCGTGATGATGGCAACCGTGCTGTCAGGCTTCTGGAGCATGATGTCCGGTACGTTCTTCCTGATGACGCTGCGTGCCGCCGGCGTGCTGACCTGA
- a CDS encoding alpha/beta fold hydrolase, whose amino-acid sequence MPASDKITIAPHLVFDTITAGTPGAPLVLLLHGFAESMHCWRTQVTALGDMGYRAVAPSQRGYSPGARPDPREFSHYLIDRLMDDVMAIVAASGYGGARFHLVGHDWGGSIAWGIADRHHERLASLTILSRPHPNAFNRALATDGEQAQRSRHHRAFLEPDAADVVLANDARWLRERLAANGVPADAIERHLAVLGNRSAMEAALAWYRARGAIRGPLGPIRVPTLYIWGDADDTVGRAAAEGTVDFIAAPYRFEVLPGVGHFAADQAPEQVSELLLEHLAAHPA is encoded by the coding sequence ATGCCGGCCTCAGATAAAATCACCATCGCGCCGCATCTCGTTTTCGACACCATCACCGCCGGCACGCCGGGCGCGCCGCTGGTGCTGCTGCTGCACGGCTTTGCGGAATCGATGCATTGCTGGCGCACGCAGGTGACAGCCCTCGGCGACATGGGATATCGCGCCGTTGCGCCAAGCCAGCGCGGCTACTCGCCGGGTGCGCGGCCGGATCCGCGCGAATTTTCACACTACCTGATCGACCGCCTGATGGACGACGTCATGGCGATCGTGGCAGCCTCCGGCTATGGCGGCGCGCGGTTTCATCTGGTCGGCCATGACTGGGGCGGCAGCATCGCCTGGGGCATCGCCGACCGCCATCACGAGCGGCTGGCCTCGCTCACGATTCTGTCGCGGCCGCACCCGAACGCGTTCAACCGCGCGCTGGCGACCGACGGCGAGCAGGCGCAGCGCTCAAGGCATCACAGAGCGTTTTTGGAGCCGGATGCCGCCGATGTCGTGCTCGCGAACGATGCCAGATGGCTGCGCGAGCGTCTCGCCGCCAATGGCGTTCCCGCTGACGCGATCGAGAGGCATCTCGCCGTGCTCGGCAACAGGAGCGCGATGGAAGCAGCGCTCGCATGGTATCGCGCACGCGGCGCGATCCGCGGGCCGCTTGGTCCGATCCGGGTGCCGACGCTCTATATCTGGGGCGACGCCGACGACACCGTTGGCCGCGCCGCTGCCGAAGGCACCGTGGATTTCATCGCCGCGCCCTATCGTTTCGAGGTGCTCCCCGGCGTCGGGCATTTTGCGGCCGATCAGGCGCCGGAGCAGGTGAGCGAATTATTGCTGGAACATCTGGCCGCGCATCCTGCGTGA
- a CDS encoding twin-arginine translocation pathway signal, which produces MPNSLSHRRLSSRSLAALALVALGAGLSGCAGMSDTISPAFADPAKYDLYDCKQLEPERKSLAARTAELQGLMTKAETGVAGPVVAELAYRNDYIALRGQSKLADEAWQKNRCQEPKPEARPAPVPPSIAPAPAAKGRTKASRTAN; this is translated from the coding sequence ATGCCCAACTCGCTGTCTCATCGCCGGTTATCCTCGCGCAGCCTTGCGGCGCTGGCGCTGGTTGCGCTCGGGGCCGGCCTTTCCGGTTGCGCCGGGATGAGCGACACCATTTCGCCGGCCTTTGCCGATCCTGCCAAATACGATCTCTACGATTGCAAGCAGCTCGAGCCGGAGCGCAAGAGCCTCGCGGCACGCACCGCGGAACTGCAGGGGCTGATGACGAAGGCCGAAACCGGCGTCGCCGGTCCCGTGGTGGCGGAGCTCGCCTATCGCAATGACTACATTGCGCTACGCGGCCAGTCGAAGCTCGCCGACGAGGCCTGGCAGAAGAACAGATGCCAGGAGCCGAAGCCGGAAGCCAGGCCGGCGCCGGTCCCGCCATCGATCGCGCCGGCTCCCGCTGCCAAGGGCCGTACGAAGGCAAGCCGGACGGCAAATTAA
- a CDS encoding PAS domain-containing protein — protein MGKRQPTSYEISLTDGRLIKIHERPMDGGGWVSVQEDVTAQRKGQAILERTEEFLAAIVENIPEGILVKDARNLRYLFVNKAAEEMIGMSRGEIMGKTPRELFPESAAELIERRDRQLLERKQQLEVIVDTVDNPVKGPRTIAVRRLQIGGPDRESHLFVSMVEDRTGHTDVAAPTEAAA, from the coding sequence ATCGGAAAACGGCAGCCGACCTCCTACGAAATCAGCCTCACCGACGGCCGCTTGATCAAGATCCACGAGCGTCCGATGGATGGCGGCGGCTGGGTGTCGGTGCAGGAAGACGTTACCGCACAAAGGAAAGGTCAAGCCATTCTGGAGCGGACGGAAGAGTTTCTGGCCGCGATCGTCGAAAACATACCAGAGGGGATTCTCGTCAAGGACGCGCGCAATCTGCGATATCTGTTCGTCAACAAGGCGGCCGAAGAAATGATCGGCATGTCGCGCGGGGAAATCATGGGAAAAACACCCCGCGAGCTGTTTCCGGAATCGGCTGCCGAATTGATCGAGCGGCGCGATCGCCAGTTGCTGGAGCGCAAGCAGCAGCTCGAGGTGATCGTCGATACCGTCGACAACCCGGTCAAGGGCCCGCGCACCATTGCTGTGCGGCGGCTTCAGATCGGCGGCCCGGATCGCGAGTCCCATTTGTTCGTGAGCATGGTCGAAGACCGGACCGGCCACACCGACGTTGCGGCCCCGACCGAAGCTGCGGCGTAA
- a CDS encoding ribosome modulation factor, with amino-acid sequence MNSDPDPFEQGQRAARQNIPAEANPYQDGSEQHALWAAGHEKVAGSREANESEGS; translated from the coding sequence ATGAATTCCGACCCGGACCCTTTCGAGCAAGGCCAGCGCGCCGCGCGCCAGAACATTCCGGCAGAAGCCAATCCATATCAAGATGGCAGCGAGCAGCATGCGCTCTGGGCCGCCGGCCATGAAAAGGTCGCCGGCTCCCGCGAGGCGAACGAAAGCGAAGGTAGCTGA